The Anser cygnoides isolate HZ-2024a breed goose chromosome 13, Taihu_goose_T2T_genome, whole genome shotgun sequence genome contains the following window.
ttgttgttttttaatcccTGCTTAAAAATGAGTACAAACTGCTAAATAAGTGTTGCTTGGAATCGGTCTGTATCTGCTGAGCATTACTGAGCACCAGTGGTGCTTGGCATTTCTTAGAAATGGATGTATTGTCCAGCCAGAGAAGAATGACTAAGCCTTGATCAACAACTTGGATCACAGGGAATTTGGGCTCTAGttatgctgctctgctctatAATAAACCTTTACTTATTACCTCTGGCCACGGACTAGGGGGCTTCTCGGGGTACCCAGGGAGGTTTTGCCTCCAGTATTCTGAGTCATACAAAGTTATAATGCCAACCTGCTTTATACACAGGTTTTTCAGAGTCTTTGTGTACCCACTTATGTTCACATGCCATTGGTCTCTATGGTCTTCAAGCTTATATTCCTTAATGGGGAGTGTGCGAATTTGAATCTACTAATATCCAAAAAGATACACTCGCTGAGATAATTGGtagactgaaaagcaaaaatctttgGGGTTGCCTGGAGCTACTGAATTATTTCTGGAAATGATGTAGTTAATTTCACAGCTTTCAATAGCCTGAATAGTTAATTGCTCCTGACAATTCTACAGTTGAGActacaaaaaatgaaagctgtgcCAACTCCCCATTGCTCATACTTTCTACTATTAATCTGCGCCCTTTATTAATAAGAGCCCAGTAGAGCTTTGTTAATTCAAGGTCTTGGTTTGTAGTTAATTATTGAACTTATGATTAATGTCCTTAGCATTCTGCAGTCTAATGTTATGAAGTAAAGCCATTAGGCTCTCTGCTCCTTAAGGAGTGAAACGAGCTCTGGCTTTTGCTCTCAGTGAGATGGCAGATGAGATGGGCAAGGACTTTGCTCTGTACTTTAACTCATGCATATGTCAGATTCCAGACTGGCTGCATTTCATTATCAATAGAGAAATCATACTGTAAGAACACAGCTTTAATATGGCCAGCAACCTTCATACCCTCTAATTTCCACATTCTGTATAACACAAGAATAGTCCTCGTGAGGGAACAATCTCCATTTAGATATGCAAAGTGGGAAAATCACAGAGTTAAGATGTATTGCTCTGTAATTGAGAGCCAAAGTGCTTGACCTTCACCTTCATGTCCCCCCACTTCTGCCTCAGCACTAAACCTGCTGCTGGAGTCAATGCCCCAGACTATGTAACAAGGTTGCAAGAGTTTTGCAGACATGGATCCcttacttttcattttgctcaCTGCCGGAGATCTTGAGACCAGACAAAGAGACTACAAAACCTCTACAAGCCTGTATCTCTGAATGCTCAAGCACACTTACCACTTGCTCTGTCACTGGCACACTGCAGGGCAGTGTAATACAGCACCCACCTGTGTCACCAAGAGGCAGAGGGCTGTGGGGGCCCAAGCTGCACCTTCTGTTCACAAGCCCATTCTCTGGGTTCAGCACAGACATACCCTCTGGGACCTCTAGACACATGGAAGGGGAGGCATCCACACAGGCACAAAGGTCAGAGCCCTCATGCTTCCATTCACCCCCAAAGTACACTTCATGCTACCTCTCTCTTCATCCCAGCTGTGAATTCACTTGCACGACCAACTGCCTCCGCCTTCTATTTTTTACATTAGGAACGCGTTGCACATGTCTCCTCTGATCAGCTAAAGATATTAAAATGGCCACCAAGTTCTTAATAGCTGTATTACTAACTAATTACAACATTTTTGTGGACACCTTTCTTGTTTATAACTTAGTATTATCACAGAAAGGCTTACACGATAATGTTTCTGAGTCACAGGTGACTGGTTACTTCATGTTTGGGGTTGCAAatctaagaaaataaacatcttgAAAGACTAGGAATATTCAATTGTAAACTGAATACATCTAATATacctgaagtattttattttaaagcaccCAAAGTCACCTGCAGTAAGGAATCACTGAAATCTGAGGATGTTCTTATTTGGCTCAGTCTGATAGAGCTGTGGCTAGGTTATTAATTTGTTTGCCCTTTATCCTGAAAACAGTTGTTTGGAGAAATCACCAGGAGATGTTTGAAGTGTGTACAGGAGGGAAACCCCAAACTAAACCCCAGTACATCCTGACTGAAGCTTTCAAACCTAAAAACCTTCCATGTTGTTCAGCATCAAGCTGAGCATTTTGAAACAAACCTTTCTGTGCATACTCGAGACTTGGATGGGCTGGCAATTTCTTACTAGTAACCTCccctccacaaaaaaaaaaatgtttgtttgtttgtttgtttgtttttttaacagtacTGTACTTGTTTGTAAGGATTTCTCTGTGTATACTGTAAACCTTATTTTCTGGAGAAGTTTATGATCTGTACATAAAAACATACTTTGGCTTGGTTTGCAGCACTTGCTGCAAACATGCAATGCAAATGGTTTACTTCAGTTTTTCTAGCAAAAACAGGTGTTGCTGAATATAGGCACCCTGACAACCTGACTGTTATTTGCCCAAGAGAGTTTAAGGGGAGATTTTCCAAACATAGCTAGGGGCTACTGGAAGTGCAAATCACATTGATGGTGCCTGAATGCTTCTTGAAAATCAACCTCTCATTTCCATTGCTCCCCTTTCTCATTCCAGTCCTGCATGATTGATGTCTGCTGGAGACAGCACCTGATCGATCCTGGTCAAATAGTTTAGACGTCATGGCCCAGGTTGATAGGCTGGAAGTATACAAGCATTGACTTTGGTAGAAGACATGCTAAAGATTCTTCAAGATTCCCAGCTCTTCTGTCTAAGTTAAGAGCAAGAAGAAAGCATATTACTTATGTATTATTGTTGCTTGTGGGTCTGTGAAGGTTTAGAATATTTGTGACAGTCAAAGAGAAATGATGCTACTGCAAGCAATATGCCCTTTTAGTCGAGATGACTACTCACTCTGACTTGCACAAACACCCCAGAGCCCTGCCTAAACCACAGATTCTTCTTTTCCATTCCCCACTTTTTAAGGTTCCAAAAGTGTTGGGTCAGGCCCCAGAAAAATACTAAGCACCCCTCTTCTGCTGTGCTTGCTCACACCCTCCTACAGAAAGTACAGCACAAAATCCACTACCCATGCAGAAGTCAAATCCCCAGGCAATGTTTTCCATCAGCAATTTGGCCCAGCCTAGCAAGCCTATTACCAAGCGGTATTCCCTAAATTGGCCCGATATTCCCTAAATAGGATTGTTGTCCTCTCAAATGTTTTGATACTGAAGAAGGTAAGTTGGGAGGTAAAAACAGAGTAGACAATTCCCAGCATCCCTCCTCCAAAACTCAACACAACAGATGTTTCCCTATCACGTGAACCAAAGTCAGTCTGTCTTGCTTGTAATGAAAGCCTGAAAATCAGCTCCCTGATGACTCAGGCCTCCAGATTTCAACCACCTGAAGAACAGCAAGACATTGGTGCATGGGAAGAACTGAACCAAGCTTTGTCAATAAAACATCTATATTTTAGAAACTGAGGGCCCATCAAAGTAAAAATGGTTTGCAGCAATATGTCTTTTGGgtgaaataaaagcatctgAGCTTTTGTCATTTTGAcctaatgtttcattttaatctgACTGCCACAATATGTTACCACATTAATATTATTCTATTTATATCTCATGTAGGTGTGTACATAGTGAGCATTACAAATGACTGCATCACTTTGTTTTAGTGCTAtcatttttgcttcatttaagAATGGAATTCTGGTCTTATCAAAGCAGAACATGATGCTTTTTGTTTACAGTGAAATTTCAGCATTTAGGTTTTCTCTTTCCAGCTGGAAGAAAACACAGTGCTGACAAAATAAGATTTCTGTTATGTTCTGCTGCCAGGGGGTGACTGAAGTGTTGTATCCTGGGGCAGAGATGCCTCAGTGAGCCatggggggctctggctgcctgcTGAGTGCACCCTGGAACAGAAACAGGGGGTCCTGTTAAGTAGTAAGGAACACATGGTGGAAGACCCTGGATGGATTCATGTCTTCTCTTCTTCTGTGACATCTAATTCCATAGACTGTGGGGCCTCCTTTTTACCCATAAGTAAGAAGTAAGTGTTACCAGAGGAgactttaatatttaaatttgcATGGTCTTTCTCTAAAATTAAAGGCTGAGTGCTTCTGGGCAGCTCACAGGAGCATAACATGGGATTAAACTCATTTCTTACCCAAAGATACCACATATAGGCTAGGCTATTTTGGTACATagtttcatttctctctctctctctctcctttttccttctagaAAGACAACTTGTTGACTATTCCTAATGAGAAGCTCAAAACTATGTATTTTAAGCAAGTGTCAGCAACCTAAAGTGGATTAGGAGAGAAAAGATTGCAACCTTCCTTGGCTCATACAGGGATAAACCACCTGCTGtgggagaagctgcagaaagctcACTCTGGAGATGACCTACTGAAAGAAGGACCTGAGCATTTTCAGGACAAAAGAGAAGCTTGGTGGCAGTGTAAAACACAAGTTTTGTGCTTGTTATCATTGTACGAGCAActtgaaaaatgatttaaaaagcCCTGTCTCATGCAGTCTGCTTAACTCTGTGAAACAGAGTCGTGAGACCAACACAATGGCGCATTCCTTGCTGAATTCTAAGAAGACATCCTGCCATCTGTTCTAAGTCTcctctcttgacctgctttTAGTCTGGTGAGGTAAGACATGAAATTTGACAATAAATAGGGAAAATGGACCAAAGCTGACAGAGAGCGATGACTgagatttatttcaaattccGTGCAAACCTGACTGGCCGTGTCCACTTTCCAACTCTGGCTACAGAAGTAGACACAACAGCAGATAAATATTCCAGCCTGTACATTTACGTGGGATTGTTCTTAACACTTCTGGCTATccttctcattttgcttttcaccATGCTTTTGCGCCTAAAGCATGTTGTTTCtccaatcaccacatctccagAGAGCACTGAGAATGCTCAGCAGTTCACAGATGTGGAAATGCGCAGCAGGATTCCTACAACTTAGAGACCCCAATGCAAAGAAGGCTCTGTGTTTgtgaaacatattttgttcagcAAAATTGTGGTGGGAAGAATCTCCGTGTGCCTGTTGAGCCCTACAACTTATTGCACAACCAtcaacagcagcacagagcagctggtGAATGTCATGCAACTCAGACACTGACTGGCTGGGACACACTGGCTGTTGACACTACAGGCAACATGTGTGCAACACCCTCAATAAAATTTACATTATGGAAACCTACTGCTGTCAACAGACTCATATCCTTCTAAAAGTCCTTGGAGAAAATGGTAAAAGTCACAAGAATGacagcaacaaataaaaatacaaatagaaaacagagagattCATACCAGAATGTGTGCTGGACCCTGTATTTGCTGACCTATCTCTCTGCCCTTAAATTCCTTGGCTGTGAAAAGAGATGACTCAACAAAGTTAAGTGATGTAACTGCAAAAAGCCTATTCAAATGAAGAGCACATAAAGAAATGATCAGTGGTTCAGAAATTCTCAGACATTTCTCCCATTCAGGAAGGAAAATCTTAAACTgcttaactgcttttttttttttccacttgaatGGCAGATTTGCACAATGGAGTTTCAGAAGTATACGAATGGTTCATCACCTGCTGGAGCTATTGGTTTCTGACATTAAACACCATACATTGAGCAGTTGCATTCCAGATATCAGAAAGAGATGTCGCTtttgaaagaaggaagaaaataaaagtaaacttTACCAaaggtataaaataaaaagaaagcatcagCAGGAAATgagcagcaggagagaaaaaatattaaaagacacTCTACCTCTCTTTTCTTGCTCTCCTTTATATTCACTGAGCTGACTACAGACACATTCATATCTTTCAGCCTTCCCAGTATCACTCAGTAATTAAAATGCAGTGTAAAGTTTGTGAATCAAACGGGCATTGTTCTCCTAACAGACACAAATTCAGAATAACATTTCCTCTCATATTCATGTTGGGTTTTCTCTCTCAAAACACAtatcagttcttctgtgagaggaagaggaaaaaaaatgattacttAAATTTATGAAACAACAGTCTGACCCAATGCTCTCATCCATCTCATCCATGAAAGATGTACAGAGATAGACTTTATTTCTGTGGATAGGAAAGATGGAATCAAATATGGCATATCTCTTCTGGTAGAGCCGCTACCTCTTACAGAAAAACTTCAAATTAGATTGTTTCTGCTATACCTCTGGTACTTTCCACATTTCTATATACTGTTTTGCCAATTCCCTTCTCTCCAAAAGCCTGGGAAATGTACActccccacaaaaaaaaaaaaaaaacagtgctaaAATTAGAGATGACACTGACTCCATGGACTTGTGATAGTAACAAAAACTGGTTTTTCAGATGCTTTGTGTACACCTGGATCTTTGCTTACCTTTAAAAGTCTGTGTCTGGGTAAGCTGTTTGGACTAGAAACATGGCTTCTTTAGCTGGTTCTGTGGGGAGAACAGAACGGCAAGTAACGTCCGTACTGCATATAGTTGGTCCATGGGGAGGAGGACTAGTTTTTTTCACAATGATGTGTTTAGtatgaagatattttaaaactgcGTCCTCATATTGAATAGCACCATTAACCCCCACATAAGGTTTAATCTGTAAAATAGCATGTTGACTGTGCAAGGGAAATACAGAACGCTTGTGGCTTCACAACCGTGCTGGTGGCTTCACGCTACTCTCAGCACTGTACAAGAGCCCAAATTCTGTGTGATGATGATTTGAATATTAATCCAGCTAAGACAGATGGCTACTAAGTTAGTCAATGACATTTAAGTGTAATAAAAACATATGCAGATCATATGGCCTGGTACGTATCATGCATTCAGCCATCAGGGTGCAGACTAGCTCAGGCTCAACATCTGGCTTGCCTTGTACAACCTCTCAATTTTCTTGATGCACAATTAGAAAGCTATAGCTTACTTGAATCATAAATGAACTATCATATCAAATCAGCATCTAAAACACATTAACCTTTCAGCACAACTATCTGTAGAAAAGCTTTATTTCCAAGAAGCTGCAGGACAGAttcaaatattaacaaaaaatatcagGCCCACTAATGGAAAATGATACTATCAGAAACTGAGCTGGGATCCACATTCTGATTGCTCTGGTCTCAGCTGAAAAGGCCCTAAAAGTAGGTGTCAGGACTGGGTTTTTGCCTTCTGTTAATTCAGAAGACACCTGTAACTGTTTAAAACTCATTCAATAAATGTattgtaaataaaatagcaatCATTTTTATCTATCATTACACTGTACCACATCATATATTAGGCAAACTGTATTTCTATACAATACTACTAAAGGAGGCAGTCCTATCTTCTAAGACAAAAATTGCAAGTTTTCCTTCATAAAGCTCCATTTCAAACAAAGTAACAGTCCAACTTGATACACCTACAGTCCCAGAGTGCATCGTCTGCACAATGCTAGCAAATTTTAAAGCCTacatttcccatttaaaaacagaagtgtgCCTTTCCCCCCTTTTCATTCTCATTCATAAAGTTGAAGACATGATGCCTCTGAGAAAAGACTTGGGgtgttttgctctgtgtttgctGAGTGGGCTTTagggggctttggctttctTTGGCTACAAAGAATGGTAACTGTAACTTCTGCATGGATTTTTCTGGGTCTGTAGATGTGACATCTATACCATTTCCCTCCACCGATTTGTTTCCTTCCCACTTACCCATCTGCTAGagacagtaatttttttttttttttttacaaaaataaggaGTTGTACTACAATCAATGGTGAGTCATTGACCGCTCTGTACTACTTCCAGAATGCACTCAATGTGTGGATCTGAGTGACAAGCTTATGTGCAGAAATTGGCTCAGGTGGTGCCATGGATTTCAAATTAATTGTTGGCCTCAGGGGGCATCTCTGTAAGAAGACCCCCATCAGTGTTTGTACGTATTACTTGAACAAAGACAGTTTGCTCCCATCTTTGCTACAATTTAGACATAGGAAACAAATATGACTATTTAGTAAATTCATCACCTCCTCCATCCTGCACCTGTGGGGGAAGACAGCCACTTGTTGTTCTGAAGGAGCAGCAAATATGCATTCCTGTTCCTTGGGGGTGGGACTGTGAGGTCAGAGTAAACCTACAAGCACCAGAAAACCACCACCGCTCCCAAATCTCCCAGGGCATTTCGTCCAGGAGGTATCAAGACTCCTCCCACACTTTTTGACTACGGTGTAACTCCCCAGACCATATATATTCCGCAGGATTTATGCTCAGGTAATCCCATCCACATGACTTCTATCCATGTTCATGACTATCCTGCATTAACAAATCCTTGAATATTGAGCAGACAGGGATGGTATTTagaatatattcattttctgtcagaatatataaacataaacaTATATTATCATATCCTCACAGGGCTGCAGAGAAGGATATAATTTTACTAACAGCATAATTCAGCAGAGTTATGACCTTTGGGCCCCCCAAAGgacatttttttgcttttacttgaaataagataaaaaagTATTGAAACCCAAAATTGATGTGAAGTTACACATCCATTTAACTGTCAGCCATGTTGAAAACTTACTTGTATGTCTTGCCTACACCAGAAAAATTACTGAAGTTCATTCTGTGAGCATAGATATAAGAacaaagcctggaaaaaaaaaaaaaaaaaaaaaactactgatAAATTGGTTCCTTGCATGCTTGATCTCTAAAATTCTCTATATGCAAATTTCCCCTCAGTCCCTTGATAACAGAGAATGGGGGACAGTTGATGTTATGTGTGAAAAACAATCCTATACTGATTTTGAATTTTGATAGCTTGGATTTATCAGATAGCAGAAGTAAGTTGTCCAGACATATGCAATGCTAAGTTGTGAAAGCAGATCTTGATGTAACAGGGAGAGGTCTGTCCAATTCATATGTAATTAATAAATTACACTCTCTATTCTCCCACCTGAATTTCATTTCTATGTAAACTTGTcaacaga
Protein-coding sequences here:
- the SERTM2 gene encoding serine-rich and transmembrane domain-containing 2; protein product: MTEIYFKFRANLTGRVHFPTLATEVDTTADKYSSLYIYVGLFLTLLAILLILLFTMLLRLKHVVSPITTSPESTENAQQFTDVEMRSRIPTT